In a single window of the Pedococcus dokdonensis genome:
- a CDS encoding DUF3499 domain-containing protein: MSLSRRCSRTACSKPAIATLTYVYGDQTAVVGPLATFAEPHTYDLCADHADRLTAPRGWEIVRLSGEYVEPEPSHDDLLALANAVREAGRPRLGEAPVATRPRPADEDASGAIETGRRGHLRVLRDS, encoded by the coding sequence GTGAGTCTGTCCAGGAGGTGCTCCCGCACCGCGTGCTCCAAGCCCGCCATCGCGACGCTCACCTACGTCTACGGCGACCAGACCGCGGTGGTCGGCCCGCTGGCGACCTTCGCCGAGCCACACACCTACGACCTGTGTGCCGACCACGCCGATCGGCTGACGGCCCCACGGGGCTGGGAGATCGTGCGGCTGTCGGGTGAGTACGTCGAACCCGAGCCCTCCCACGACGACCTGCTCGCGCTCGCCAACGCGGTCCGCGAGGCGGGGCGTCCACGGCTCGGTGAGGCGCCGGTGGCGACCCGGCCACGACCGGCCGACGAAGACGCGTCCGGGGCGATCGAGACCGGTCGGCGAGGGCACCTTCGGGTCCTGCGGGACTCCTGA
- a CDS encoding Trm112 family protein, whose protein sequence is MAPGQGQDVRIEPWLREILRCPACRSELADATVEGKPELHCTNAECGLQYRIDDGVPVLLVDEARKPA, encoded by the coding sequence ATGGCGCCAGGACAGGGACAGGACGTGCGGATCGAGCCGTGGCTGCGGGAGATCCTGAGGTGTCCCGCCTGCCGTTCGGAGCTCGCCGACGCAACCGTCGAGGGCAAGCCCGAGCTGCACTGCACCAACGCCGAGTGCGGCCTGCAGTACCGCATCGACGACGGCGTGCCGGTGCTGCTGGTCGACGAAGCCCGCAAGCCGGCCTGA
- a CDS encoding SIS domain-containing protein — protein sequence MASFFDESRVDSDDALAALDSHQTLRGLATSGAQVREAVSLAEEAGIERVAGGERPRSVLVASLGGSAVVCDVLELLAEPGSPVPVSVRRNVPLPGWVGPLDLVVAVSLSGRAPGPLALAAEAARRGAALLTVGAVESPLAEVTARARGVHIGIGRGRTTSRTALWSLLAPVLLGVGHLGLVDVDARVLAQTADRLDELAETCRPSSESFVNPAKVLAADLAEGVPVVLGDGPLNGVAAGRAASMLARTARVPATSGELPDDAAQIVACFDGPFTAAYSGGQPSPAGARSTDDIFADPFLDGPAAPRLSLLMLRDVLPDPMTREADEARHLAEAVTTAAREAGVRVSEVTAQAGHPLTRLAGQMATTDYAATYLALGLGLDPAVSPHVADLRDRAGG from the coding sequence ATGGCCTCCTTCTTCGACGAGTCGCGCGTCGACAGTGACGATGCGCTGGCCGCGCTCGACTCGCACCAGACCCTGCGGGGGCTCGCGACGTCGGGCGCCCAGGTGCGCGAAGCGGTGTCGCTCGCCGAGGAGGCCGGCATCGAGCGGGTCGCCGGGGGTGAGCGACCGCGGTCGGTGCTGGTGGCGTCGCTGGGCGGATCGGCTGTCGTCTGCGACGTCCTCGAGCTGCTGGCCGAGCCGGGGTCGCCGGTGCCGGTCAGCGTGCGTCGCAACGTGCCGCTGCCCGGCTGGGTGGGGCCGCTCGACCTGGTGGTCGCGGTGTCGCTCTCGGGTCGCGCGCCCGGTCCACTCGCGCTGGCGGCCGAGGCTGCCCGCCGCGGTGCCGCACTGCTGACCGTCGGGGCCGTGGAGTCGCCGCTGGCCGAGGTGACCGCCCGGGCCAGGGGGGTGCACATCGGCATCGGCCGCGGGCGGACGACGTCACGCACGGCGTTGTGGTCGCTGCTCGCGCCGGTCCTGCTCGGCGTCGGGCACCTCGGCCTGGTCGATGTCGACGCGCGCGTGCTGGCCCAGACCGCCGACCGCCTCGACGAGCTGGCCGAGACCTGCCGCCCGTCGTCGGAGTCCTTCGTCAACCCGGCCAAGGTGCTGGCCGCTGACCTCGCCGAGGGCGTGCCGGTCGTGCTCGGCGACGGTCCCCTCAACGGCGTGGCCGCAGGACGCGCGGCCTCGATGCTGGCGCGGACGGCGCGGGTGCCGGCGACGTCGGGTGAGCTCCCTGACGACGCTGCGCAGATCGTGGCCTGTTTCGACGGCCCGTTCACGGCGGCCTACTCCGGAGGGCAGCCGTCGCCCGCGGGGGCCCGCTCGACCGACGACATCTTCGCCGACCCGTTCCTCGACGGACCTGCCGCGCCACGCCTCTCGCTGCTGATGCTGCGGGACGTGCTGCCCGACCCGATGACCCGCGAGGCGGACGAGGCGAGACACCTCGCCGAGGCCGTGACGACGGCCGCCCGGGAGGCCGGGGTGCGGGTCAGCGAGGTGACCGCCCAGGCGGGGCACCCGCTCACCCGGCTCGCGGGGCAGATGGCCACCACCGACTACGCGGCGACCTACCTCGCCCTCGGCCTCGGCCTCGATCCGGCGGTCTCGCCGCACGTGGCCGACCTCCGCGACCGCGCCGGCGGCTAG
- a CDS encoding copper homeostasis protein CutC, with the protein MTLLEICLDDVDGAPVAEDAGADRLELCADLRSGGTTPSIGTLEAVLDSVRRVGVQVLVRQRPGDFVYSAGEVRAMELDVRAIVAAGAAAAVPVGVVVGALTRAGAVDREVTARLVDAAAGTPVTFHKAFDDCVDQLAALDDLVHLGVQRVLTSGGRATALEGADMLRELVARADQRITVLAGGRVRADHVQRLVADTGVGEVHLRAVGRDLPGAQGQVTSGEVVAAVRAALGADRETA; encoded by the coding sequence GTGACTCTCCTCGAGATCTGCCTCGACGACGTCGACGGCGCGCCCGTGGCGGAGGACGCCGGAGCCGACCGCCTCGAGCTCTGCGCCGACCTGCGGTCGGGCGGCACCACGCCCAGCATCGGCACGCTCGAGGCGGTGCTCGACTCGGTGCGCCGCGTGGGGGTCCAGGTGCTGGTCCGCCAGCGACCCGGCGACTTCGTCTACAGCGCGGGCGAGGTCCGCGCCATGGAGCTCGATGTCCGAGCCATCGTGGCGGCCGGCGCTGCGGCCGCGGTGCCCGTGGGAGTCGTCGTGGGCGCGCTGACCCGAGCCGGCGCAGTCGACCGGGAGGTGACCGCACGGCTGGTGGACGCAGCGGCGGGGACGCCGGTGACGTTCCACAAGGCGTTCGACGACTGCGTCGACCAGCTGGCGGCACTCGACGACCTGGTGCACCTGGGGGTGCAGCGGGTGCTGACCTCCGGTGGCCGGGCCACCGCGCTGGAGGGGGCCGACATGCTGCGCGAGCTCGTGGCCAGGGCCGACCAGCGGATCACCGTCCTCGCCGGCGGTCGGGTGCGGGCCGACCACGTGCAGCGCCTGGTCGCCGACACAGGGGTCGGCGAGGTGCACCTGCGAGCAGTCGGCCGCGACCTCCCCGGCGCCCAGGGCCAGGTCACCTCGGGTGAGGTCGTGGCCGCGGTCCGGGCCGCCCTCGGCGCGGACCGGGAGACGGCATGA
- a CDS encoding DCC1-like thiol-disulfide oxidoreductase family protein, translated as MNRLWVLYDAGCPMCSRFRTWLVEQPHLIPVTAVAAGSPEALRLLPHLDHDATLREITVVADTGAVWTGASAWVTCLWATVEHRDLATRLSTPVGLPVARAMAYAAAGLRASLTTTSVPAARPSGPTRGGGYADDCDGHCAPV; from the coding sequence GTGAACCGGCTCTGGGTGCTCTACGACGCCGGCTGCCCGATGTGCTCGCGGTTCCGCACCTGGCTCGTCGAGCAACCACACCTCATACCGGTCACGGCGGTCGCCGCCGGCTCGCCCGAGGCGCTCCGGCTGCTCCCCCACCTCGACCACGACGCCACGCTGCGCGAGATCACCGTGGTGGCGGACACCGGCGCGGTGTGGACCGGCGCGAGCGCCTGGGTCACCTGCCTCTGGGCCACCGTCGAGCACCGCGACCTCGCCACCCGGCTGTCCACACCCGTCGGCCTCCCGGTCGCCAGGGCCATGGCGTATGCCGCGGCCGGGCTGCGCGCCTCGCTCACCACGACGTCCGTGCCCGCCGCGCGTCCGTCCGGCCCGACCAGAGGGGGTGGTTACGCTGACGACTGTGACGGACACTGCGCACCGGTCTGA
- a CDS encoding metallopeptidase family protein has translation MTSRRQQFDDLVLDSAARLEGRLGPRFEQVEFAVEDVPPTDPAPWERDGVPLGRAFPARGRQPARVVIYRRPIEARAESQRDLTAIVQDVVVEQVAGLFNLAPGDLDPRYDDGG, from the coding sequence ATGACCAGCCGACGCCAGCAGTTCGACGACCTCGTGCTCGACAGCGCCGCGCGGCTCGAGGGCCGGCTGGGCCCGCGGTTCGAGCAGGTGGAGTTCGCGGTCGAGGACGTCCCCCCGACCGACCCGGCCCCGTGGGAGCGGGACGGCGTGCCGCTCGGGCGGGCCTTCCCCGCTCGCGGTCGCCAGCCGGCCCGGGTGGTGATCTACCGCAGGCCGATCGAGGCCCGCGCCGAGAGCCAGCGCGACCTCACCGCCATCGTGCAGGACGTCGTGGTGGAGCAGGTCGCGGGACTGTTCAACCTCGCGCCGGGCGACCTCGACCCGCGCTACGACGACGGCGGCTGA
- a CDS encoding phosphomannomutase/phosphoglucomutase, whose translation MPKPVLSDFVKAYDVRGVVPDQLNVDVAWALGAAFAQTVIGPEGASGVVIGHDMRPSSPELSRAFAAGVTAHGFDATLIGLCSTDGLYYASGALDLPGAMFTASHNPAQYNGIKLCRAGARPVGQDSGLADVSALAQRLLDTGTSAGPVDGPVGTVVERDVLADYAAFLRGLVDLSGVRPLKVVVDAGNGMGGHTVPAVLGTAAGLPGLPLEVVPLYFELDGTFPNHEANPLEPENLRDLQAAVVEHGADLGLAFDGDADRCFVVDERGEPVSPSAITALVATREVAKEVAGGTPAADVAVVYNVISSAAVPEIIAEQGARGVRTRVGHSFIKAEMAREGAVFGGEHSAHYYFRDFWFADTGMLAAMHVLAALGEQAEPLSRLTAAYSRYAASGEINSTVADAAATTATVRAWATERGAQLDELDGLTATHPATPEAPMWWLNLRASNTEPLLRLNVEAADRDTMTQVRDDVLALVRGER comes from the coding sequence GTGCCGAAACCCGTGCTGTCCGACTTCGTCAAGGCCTATGACGTCCGAGGCGTGGTCCCCGACCAGCTCAACGTCGACGTGGCGTGGGCGCTGGGCGCGGCCTTCGCGCAGACCGTCATCGGGCCTGAGGGCGCGTCAGGTGTCGTCATCGGCCACGACATGCGGCCGTCCTCGCCGGAGCTGTCGCGGGCGTTCGCCGCGGGGGTGACCGCGCACGGGTTCGACGCCACCCTGATCGGGTTGTGCAGCACCGACGGGCTCTACTACGCCAGCGGTGCGCTCGACCTTCCGGGCGCGATGTTCACGGCCTCCCACAACCCGGCGCAGTACAACGGCATCAAGCTCTGCCGCGCGGGCGCCCGGCCGGTCGGTCAGGACTCCGGCCTCGCGGACGTGAGCGCGTTGGCCCAACGGCTGCTCGACACGGGCACCAGCGCGGGGCCGGTCGACGGGCCGGTCGGCACGGTGGTCGAGCGCGACGTCCTAGCCGACTACGCAGCCTTCCTGCGCGGGCTGGTCGACCTGTCCGGGGTCCGGCCGCTCAAGGTGGTCGTCGACGCGGGCAACGGCATGGGCGGCCACACCGTGCCGGCCGTGCTCGGCACCGCCGCCGGTCTGCCGGGACTGCCCCTCGAGGTCGTGCCGCTCTACTTCGAGCTCGACGGCACCTTCCCCAACCACGAGGCCAACCCGCTGGAGCCGGAGAACCTGCGCGACCTGCAGGCCGCCGTGGTCGAGCACGGCGCCGACCTGGGCCTGGCGTTCGACGGCGACGCCGACCGGTGCTTCGTCGTCGACGAGCGCGGCGAGCCGGTCAGCCCGAGCGCCATCACCGCCCTGGTGGCGACGCGTGAGGTCGCCAAGGAGGTGGCCGGCGGCACGCCGGCCGCCGACGTGGCCGTGGTCTACAACGTCATCTCGTCGGCCGCGGTGCCGGAGATCATCGCCGAGCAGGGCGCGCGCGGAGTGCGCACCAGGGTGGGGCACTCGTTCATCAAGGCCGAGATGGCCCGCGAGGGTGCCGTCTTCGGGGGCGAGCACAGCGCGCACTACTACTTCCGCGACTTCTGGTTCGCCGACACCGGCATGCTCGCGGCGATGCACGTGCTGGCCGCCTTGGGTGAGCAGGCCGAGCCGCTGAGCCGGCTCACCGCCGCCTACAGCCGGTATGCCGCGTCCGGCGAGATCAACTCGACCGTCGCCGACGCGGCGGCCACCACTGCCACGGTCCGCGCGTGGGCGACGGAGCGGGGGGCGCAGCTGGACGAGCTGGACGGCCTCACCGCCACCCACCCGGCGACCCCGGAGGCGCCGATGTGGTGGCTGAACCTGCGGGCCTCGAACACCGAGCCGCTGCTGCGCCTCAATGTCGAGGCGGCCGACCGAGACACGATGACCCAGGTGCGAGACGATGTGCTCGCACTGGTGAGAGGAGAACGCTGA
- a CDS encoding TetR/AcrR family transcriptional regulator, translating into MTDTAHRSDPANRSDRGEQTRAAIATAAQELFRERGYDKTTMRAVADRAGVSIGNAYYYFASKEHLVQAFYDQIQVEHAAAAQDALGGTDKFADRLRAVLITWVDVAESFHEFAGKFFKVAAEPTSPLSPFSSESKGAREASIGLFRQVVEGSDLKVPAVIRAELPELLWLLQMGVVLFWVHDSSDGQKRTRALVRQVVPLVDKLVRLSRLPGMRGVVGDITELIRSVRS; encoded by the coding sequence GTGACGGACACTGCGCACCGGTCTGACCCGGCGAACCGGTCCGACCGTGGTGAGCAGACCAGAGCCGCCATCGCCACCGCCGCCCAGGAGCTGTTCCGCGAGCGCGGCTACGACAAGACCACGATGCGCGCTGTTGCCGACCGGGCCGGGGTCAGCATCGGCAACGCCTACTACTACTTCGCGTCCAAGGAGCACCTGGTCCAGGCGTTCTACGACCAGATCCAGGTCGAGCACGCGGCTGCGGCGCAGGACGCGCTGGGCGGCACGGACAAGTTCGCCGACCGGCTCCGCGCCGTCCTCATCACGTGGGTCGACGTGGCCGAGTCGTTCCACGAGTTCGCGGGCAAGTTCTTCAAGGTGGCCGCCGAGCCGACCAGCCCGCTCTCCCCGTTCAGCAGCGAGTCCAAGGGGGCGCGGGAGGCCAGCATCGGCCTGTTCCGGCAGGTCGTCGAGGGCTCGGACCTCAAGGTGCCGGCGGTGATCCGCGCTGAACTGCCCGAGCTGCTGTGGCTGCTCCAGATGGGGGTGGTGCTGTTCTGGGTGCACGACTCCAGCGACGGCCAGAAGCGCACCCGCGCCCTGGTGCGCCAAGTGGTGCCGTTGGTCGACAAGCTCGTGCGGCTGAGCCGCCTGCCTGGCATGCGCGGGGTCGTGGGCGACATCACCGAGCTGATCCGCTCCGTCCGCTCCTGA
- a CDS encoding asparaginase: MVATPAGPFAELAVVTRSGMVESRHYGSLVAMRPDGSTALALGTADAPVLPRSTAKPFQAVACLAVGTPLDGPELAIAAGSHTGQDEHVRVVRALLDRAGLDEDALGCPPDRPEDQETYERLVREGVGTARIRMNCSGKHAAMLLACATNGWPTRDYLDADHPLQREVRLTVAELTGLDVTTAAVDGCGAPLFSTSVRGLARAFGSLVLAEPGSPGALVADAMRAHPLHVGGTGQANTTLMTQVPGALAKGGAEGVIGVAGPDGAAVAMKVVDGSPRATTVIALHVLQAMGADVSQAGELTEVAVLGGGAPVGRIQPGADLERALATLEATR, translated from the coding sequence GTGGTCGCCACCCCTGCCGGTCCGTTCGCCGAGCTCGCCGTCGTCACCCGCTCAGGGATGGTCGAGAGCCGCCACTACGGATCGCTCGTGGCGATGCGGCCGGACGGCAGCACGGCCCTCGCGCTCGGCACCGCCGACGCGCCGGTGCTGCCCCGTTCCACCGCCAAGCCGTTCCAGGCCGTTGCCTGCCTCGCGGTCGGGACGCCACTGGACGGGCCGGAGCTGGCCATCGCCGCGGGCAGCCACACCGGCCAGGACGAGCACGTGCGCGTGGTGCGCGCCCTCCTCGACCGCGCCGGCCTCGACGAGGATGCCCTCGGCTGTCCTCCGGACCGGCCCGAGGACCAGGAGACCTACGAGCGGCTGGTGCGCGAGGGGGTCGGGACCGCGCGGATCCGGATGAACTGCTCAGGCAAGCACGCCGCGATGCTGCTCGCCTGCGCGACGAACGGCTGGCCCACCCGCGACTACCTCGACGCCGACCACCCACTCCAGCGCGAGGTGCGGCTCACCGTCGCGGAGCTGACCGGCCTGGACGTCACCACCGCGGCGGTGGACGGGTGTGGCGCTCCGTTGTTCTCCACGTCGGTGCGCGGGCTGGCGAGGGCGTTCGGCTCGCTCGTGCTGGCCGAGCCGGGCAGCCCGGGTGCCCTGGTCGCCGACGCGATGCGGGCCCACCCGCTCCACGTCGGCGGCACGGGGCAGGCCAACACGACCCTGATGACCCAGGTGCCGGGAGCGCTGGCCAAGGGCGGCGCCGAAGGCGTCATCGGCGTGGCCGGCCCGGACGGTGCGGCGGTGGCGATGAAGGTGGTCGACGGGAGCCCTCGGGCCACGACGGTCATCGCGCTGCACGTCCTCCAGGCGATGGGCGCGGACGTGTCGCAGGCCGGGGAGCTGACCGAGGTGGCTGTCCTGGGAGGTGGGGCACCGGTCGGTCGGATCCAGCCGGGTGCCGACCTGGAGCGGGCCCTGGCCACGCTGGAGGCGACGCGGTGA